Proteins encoded in a region of the Watersipora subatra chromosome 5, tzWatSuba1.1, whole genome shotgun sequence genome:
- the LOC137397357 gene encoding piggyBac transposable element-derived protein 3-like, with protein MDRRKRTNPRIFSDDVLAAALGSDSEDNLISDDSDLDEDWSPQNQLKEYVETESSSDEEYSCNTSSALSESLANSIDQPSTSKVTSTPKSITKEKLSKAQAPTTREKKTALPKKQCKPSSLTWNANCDNSHVNNIPAFSGQREATIHLGGNIEPIDIFSHYFTDQLLDDIVYQSNLYAIQQSIDTPLGLTKGELFIFLGINIVMTYIRYSRLRMYWSSNTGLRCNLIANAMSVNRFERIRRFLHFADNTENTESTDRLKKIRPFLDSMNSTFKSAVTPEEFHSIDEMMIPFTGRSSLKQYIRSKPKKWGYKVWVWSGVSGYVYDFEIYQGANGNRPEKELGLCADVVMRLCLGLEGKYHKVFFDNLFTTMELLKTLREKKILSTGTLRKNRLLGAENILAEDKSMKRRGEFSYTTSQCDVTVVKWNDNSFVHTASTFAGVEPLSYVERWDKKEKAKVNVTRPFAIKIYNQHMGEWT; from the coding sequence ATGGATAGAAGGAAGCGTACCAATCCAAGGATTTTTTCTGATGATGTGCTTGCAGCTGCACTTGGCAGCGATAGTGAGGATAACTTGATAAGTGATGACAGTGACCTAGATGAGGATTGGAGCCCACAAAATCAGTTGAAAGAGTATGTGGAAACTGAAAGTAGCAGCGATGAAGAGTATAGCTGCAATACATCCTCAGCTCTCTCTGAAAGTTTAGCTAACAGCATTGATCAACCATCTACATCGAAAGTCACGTCTACTCCAAAGTCGATCACAAAAGAAAAGTTATCAAAAGCGCAAGCACCAACTACCAGAGAAAAAAAGACTGCATTACCAAAGAAGCAGTGTAAGCCTTCAAGTCTCACATGGAATGCAAATTGTGATAATAGCCACGTAAACAACATTCCTGCTTTTTCTGGACAGCGTGAAGCCACTATTCATCTAGGTGGAAATATTGAGCCAATAGACATATTCAGTCATTACTTTACCGATCAGCTTCTTGATGACATTGTTTACCAATCGAACTTGTATGCAATTCAACAAAGCATAGATACTCCTTTAGGCTTGACAAAAGGTGAGCTCTTTATATTTCTTGGGATCAACATTGTCATGACTTACATCCGCTACTCCAGACTACGAATGTACTGGTCGTCTAACACAGGCTTGAGATGCAACTTGATTGCCAACGCCATGTCAGTGAATAGATTTGAGAGAATACGGCGATTTCTACACTTTGCTGATAACACAGAAAACACAGAATCGACCGATCGCTTGAAAAAGATACGACCATTTCTTGACTCAATGAATTCTACATTCAAGTCTGCCGTCACACCTGAGGAGTTCCATAGCATAGATGAGATGATGATACCATTTACTGGACGAAGTTCACTAAAGCAGTACATACGCAGCAAACCTAAAAAGTGGGGATACAAGGTCTGGGTATGGTCAGGTGTGTCTGGGTATGTTTACGATTTTGAAATCTATCAAGGAGCTAATGGAAATCGGCCTGAAAAAGAGTTGGGTTTATGTGCAGATGTAGTGATGCGCCTGTGTTTAGGGTTAGAAGGAAAGTACCACAAAGTCTTTTTTGACAATCTCTTCACCACCATGGAGCTGTTAAAAACACTTCGTGAGAAGAAAATTCTGAGCACTGGTACCTTGAGGAAAAACAGGCTGTTGGGTGCTGAGAACATATTGGCAGAGGATAAAAGCATGAAAAGACGAGGAGAATTCTCGTACACAACAAGCCAGTGTGATGTTACTGTTGTCAAGTGGAATGACAACAGCTTTGTCCATACAGCGAGCACATTTGCTGGAGTCGAGCCTCTAAGCTATGTGGAGAGATGGGACAAAAAAGAGAAGGCAAAAGTGAATGTCACAAGGCCATTtgctataaaaatttataatcaGCACATGGGGGAGTGGACTTGA